GTCAGACGACGTTTCAGCGCAATCGCGGCGGCATAGCGTTCTGGCTTGGTCGATGGCTCGACGTGTCCCCGCTTCTTCTTTTTTCTGCTCTCCCGGCGCTCGGCTTCCTGGCGCTCGTAATAGGCTTGCACGAATTCCGCCATCTCCTGACCAAACTGCGGCTGCAACCACGAGGGGAGATGTAACGCCAACGCAAGCAGCTCCTCTTCGACCCACATGTCTGCGTCATCGACGTCGGACTTGGAGATCAGAGCCTTTTCCTCCGCATCGACCTCCTGAAGCCGCTCAGCCATGTTCCCGCCCGCCAGACTGCCAATGAAGTCGTAAGCGCTATCCATGTCCGTCAGGGGCACGGTGCTCGGAGACCGCTTGCCTTGCGTCTCCGTCCCCGGCCGATAGTCGGCGAACTGGTTTTCCCAATCCGTGGGCGACGTGGTCTGGTCCTTGTCCTGATCGAACAAGCGCAACGGCTTGTCGCCGTATCCTGCCCGACGAAGGATCAGATAGGCATACGCGCGGCTCACGCGTCCGTTGGCGTCGTGGAGCGGATGCAGCACACTGATCTGCTGCTGAACACGTGCTGCCAGCTTCGCAATCCGGATTTCCTTTTCCGTGCCCGAGCCGACGTTTCGGCGTCCCTTCGATTTCGGGGCGAGAATCTTGTCGAATTCCTGCTTGCTTCGCGCAAGCAGCTCACCGAGCCCCGACACCTTGTCATCCTGCCGGTAACTCACATTGAACAAGCCTTTGTTGGCTTGTTCTGTGGCTTCCGTCACCGAGAGACCGTGCGCTTTCAGGTTCTCCTGCTCCTGAGGCGTCAGATTCACCGGCGCGCCCCAGAATGACGGCTCGTCGTCCTCTGCGATGAACTCGACGCCACTGCTCGTCTTGCCGGATAAGCGCGCGGCCACCGTGCGGAATCCGTCCACCGACCAGATGTCGATGCCATTGTCGGTAATGACGTCATGCCAAGCTTGCGCGGTCTTCTTCCCATAAGGAAATGCGAAGCTGGCGTCGCGCTGCCCCTCCACGGTGCCGCCGGTGCTGTTGGAAATGAACCACGACTGCGTACGCTGGTCGATGCCCGTATCGCCTAGTTGAGTCAGCCACCGGTCATTTCTGTTGATCAGCGCATCCTGACTCCGCTTGACAGCATCGATCTGCGACGTTGACTCCCCCTGTTCGACCATGGTGACGAGCCGCGTCGCGCCCGCACCGAAATTGCCTTGCTCGATGGTCAGGACTTTGAACGTCGCACTGGCCCGGAAGACGACCTCGCGTTGCCCATGCCCGATATCCGGGGCAACGGGGCTGATCGGTATTCCGTTCATTCCCTTGGCATAGATGCGGTAGCGATCGATCTGACCGCCTTTCTTCGTCATGCCACTCTTTGAAAACGCGACCGTCCCGCCCGCAGATTCGCTCGCGCTCAACGGCGTGCCCTGACTGAACAGATGACCGGGTGCGAGCGAGTCGTTTCTCGGGTAGGCGGCGTACAAGGTGCCCTCGATCGGCGCAATCCGTGCGAGCGTCGAATCCAGCAACGCGATATCGTCACCTGCGTGTTTCGGCGTTTGGCTCTTGGTCGCGATGCGGTCGTCCATGCCCGCGTTGTTCTTCTGCACCCCCGTCGCAGGCGAAGCCCACTTGGTCAGCATGTCCAGCGCATTCTTATCCTCCTTCGGGTCAAGATGTCTGTACACCTGTTCTCTTCGCTGACGCAGGAAGGGATGATCTTCGATCAGCGCCTTGTTCTTGGTCCAGTCGATGGACGACACCTGACTGAAGTTACGCGGCTTGTAAGTGTCGGACTCAAGCCCCTTTCCGCTTCGGATATCGACGATCTTCTGAACGTATGCGCCGTGATCCGCGAACCCCGCTTCCGCACCCACGGCGCGGGCGTCGCCCCGCAAGGCGGCGAGATGACTGTAAAGCGCGATGACGTAGTCGTTGCCCTTATCCGGCGCCTCGCTGAGCAGCCATTTCAGCTCGTCCATCAATACGCCGGGCTTGCTCCTATTCTCCAGCAGCGTCTCTTTCTGATAAAGCTCGAGGTTGTCCCACGTCGTGAAATCGACGGCCGGCAAGCGCTCCTCGAACTTGCCCGGCTTCTCGGGGTTCCACGGCTGGCGCGCCTCGTCGGACTCCTCTCTGGCGTAAGGAAAGATCGTGTTGGCATGCTTTCCGATTGCAGTTCGATGTTTGGGGGCATCGAAGCGTGACGTCATCGGAATGGCGCTCGCAGCCTTATCGAGAAGGTTTGCGTCATCTTCGGGGTATTGGGGAAGCGAAGTGGAAGCTTTGGCGCCGCGGCGTTTCGGCGTCGATACAGGCGTTGATGCCGACGTGGTTGGTGGCTGGAACGGTGCCAGCTTTGCCCA
This window of the Pandoraea sputorum genome carries:
- a CDS encoding Fic family protein, giving the protein MTAREEGVPLVGDASAASASTLALVDNRPISRAHAQMRTTIDASPRTRAVAQQQALASPPPRTATPSSSAPIQRVIDFSADVERQYTKDAYLTKLMHVSHLSFDEIRRTWIAAEASTEHITLPDNIEMAWAKLAPFQPPTTSASTPVSTPKRRGAKASTSLPQYPEDDANLLDKAASAIPMTSRFDAPKHRTAIGKHANTIFPYAREESDEARQPWNPEKPGKFEERLPAVDFTTWDNLELYQKETLLENRSKPGVLMDELKWLLSEAPDKGNDYVIALYSHLAALRGDARAVGAEAGFADHGAYVQKIVDIRSGKGLESDTYKPRNFSQVSSIDWTKNKALIEDHPFLRQRREQVYRHLDPKEDKNALDMLTKWASPATGVQKNNAGMDDRIATKSQTPKHAGDDIALLDSTLARIAPIEGTLYAAYPRNDSLAPGHLFSQGTPLSASESAGGTVAFSKSGMTKKGGQIDRYRIYAKGMNGIPISPVAPDIGHGQREVVFRASATFKVLTIEQGNFGAGATRLVTMVEQGESTSQIDAVKRSQDALINRNDRWLTQLGDTGIDQRTQSWFISNSTGGTVEGQRDASFAFPYGKKTAQAWHDVITDNGIDIWSVDGFRTVAARLSGKTSSGVEFIAEDDEPSFWGAPVNLTPQEQENLKAHGLSVTEATEQANKGLFNVSYRQDDKVSGLGELLARSKQEFDKILAPKSKGRRNVGSGTEKEIRIAKLAARVQQQISVLHPLHDANGRVSRAYAYLILRRAGYGDKPLRLFDQDKDQTTSPTDWENQFADYRPGTETQGKRSPSTVPLTDMDSAYDFIGSLAGGNMAERLQEVDAEEKALISKSDVDDADMWVEEELLALALHLPSWLQPQFGQEMAEFVQAYYERQEAERRESRKKKKRGHVEPSTKPERYAAAIALKRRLTIAISREIQKELKPNPTPKQTTTTITPIPKRTPKQTPTPKPKPKPKPKPKSTSLNRKRTIHESLSEEETLSDTDDDEAHTPMRGVQHSGGYDWDDEESEDYDDPKDLDYEPKKTKKTKWSK